A portion of the Spartobacteria bacterium genome contains these proteins:
- a CDS encoding TIGR01212 family radical SAM protein yields the protein MQLHVMNKSYPFLTYRHYMIQQYGEVLQRIPIDIGANCPHRDKEGRGCAFCAENGARAIQTRNASDIAQQIETARIFARNRYRAKQFMAYFQAFSATYQLSEQRKQLIIKCLKNQGFTAISVGTRPDCLNDDAIAFMQSLQDFGDVWVELGVQTSCDETLRRIHRGHSWACSRDAIQRLHQAGLHVAVHVMVGLPGETQTDNMATMAALAVLPIDGIKFHNVHVIKNTELASWYDREPFPVLSEYDYAEILMELLRRTPAHWPIMRLNTDTPPDELIAPLWHMKKGSFIDYVTAQMIYRDWYQGERLPGSPEMATPADPFDDKTTDDGSLTLWNSEYKEHYHTAAGAWNEAQHKFLHPSGIAEQLKHADTQVLDVCFGLGYNALACCDMAEKLQMHHLHIQALEMDRRVIRHTANALKNYPADPLYRFQSSLHALYSNARCHGNHWDIHMHWGDARHTASHLPHHHFDIIFLDAFSTQRNAELWTLDFLRELTATLKTTGILLTYCAALPVRSALLQLGFHVGETKPFGRQRGGTIASNDAARITNPVSDAERQVLNSPRGLPYRDPFLVWSSKDILKERQKESEKQKQGSAS from the coding sequence ATGCAGCTGCACGTGATGAACAAATCGTATCCCTTTCTCACCTACCGCCATTACATGATACAACAGTATGGCGAAGTACTTCAGCGCATTCCAATCGATATCGGAGCCAACTGTCCTCATCGTGACAAGGAAGGGAGGGGCTGTGCTTTTTGTGCGGAAAACGGTGCGCGAGCCATCCAGACACGCAACGCATCGGATATTGCACAGCAGATCGAAACGGCCCGGATTTTTGCACGTAATCGTTACCGAGCCAAACAATTCATGGCTTATTTTCAGGCATTTTCAGCAACATATCAATTATCAGAGCAACGCAAGCAGCTCATAATAAAATGTCTAAAAAATCAGGGATTTACCGCGATCTCAGTGGGCACACGACCTGACTGTCTCAATGACGACGCCATCGCCTTCATGCAGTCACTGCAAGACTTCGGAGACGTTTGGGTTGAACTGGGCGTACAGACAAGCTGCGACGAAACACTCCGGCGTATTCATCGCGGACACAGCTGGGCGTGCAGCCGGGATGCGATACAAAGGCTACATCAGGCGGGACTTCATGTGGCTGTTCATGTGATGGTTGGACTGCCCGGCGAGACACAGACGGACAACATGGCAACCATGGCCGCACTGGCGGTGCTGCCGATCGACGGCATAAAATTTCACAACGTCCATGTCATAAAAAACACGGAATTAGCTTCCTGGTATGACAGGGAGCCATTTCCCGTGCTATCAGAATATGATTATGCAGAAATACTCATGGAGCTGCTGCGGCGCACACCGGCACATTGGCCGATTATGCGACTTAATACTGACACGCCGCCCGACGAGCTCATTGCACCGCTGTGGCACATGAAAAAAGGATCGTTCATTGATTATGTAACAGCCCAGATGATCTATCGGGACTGGTATCAAGGAGAACGACTTCCCGGCTCGCCCGAAATGGCAACACCAGCGGATCCCTTTGACGATAAAACCACCGATGACGGCAGCCTCACGCTATGGAACAGTGAATATAAAGAGCATTACCATACTGCGGCAGGAGCGTGGAATGAAGCACAGCACAAATTTCTACATCCATCAGGGATAGCTGAACAACTAAAACATGCCGACACGCAGGTTCTGGATGTATGCTTCGGCCTTGGATACAATGCATTAGCCTGCTGTGACATGGCCGAAAAACTACAAATGCACCATCTGCATATACAGGCGCTGGAAATGGATCGCCGAGTCATTCGACATACAGCGAACGCCCTGAAAAACTATCCGGCAGATCCTCTATATCGTTTTCAATCCTCATTGCATGCGTTGTACAGCAACGCCCGATGCCATGGGAACCACTGGGATATTCATATGCACTGGGGCGACGCACGGCATACCGCATCCCATCTGCCCCATCACCATTTTGACATCATTTTTTTAGATGCTTTTTCGACACAGCGCAATGCGGAGTTATGGACCCTGGACTTCCTGCGGGAACTGACCGCAACCCTTAAAACAACAGGCATTTTATTAACCTACTGTGCCGCGCTACCAGTGCGAAGTGCCCTACTACAATTAGGATTCCACGTCGGAGAAACAAAACCATTTGGCCGACAACGGGGCGGCACCATTGCCAGCAACGATGCCGCACGGATTACCAATCCAGTGAGCGACGCCGAGCGACAGGTGCTAAACAGTCCGCGCGGTCTACCTTACCGTGACCCCTTTTTGGTATGGTCATCCAAGGACATTCTAAAAGAACGACAAAAAGAATCCGAAAAACAAAAACAGGGCAGCGCATCATAG
- a CDS encoding ATP-binding protein, translated as MTQEKEQNAETSACSGDCSGCSSAAGCAEKKEKPNRIAKIRKKILVLSGKGGVGKSTVAVNLASAIERSMPGTTVGLLDVDVHGPSVPGMLGLSPKDINYDNVNKVLIPPSIGGLKVMSVGLLMDDPDAPVIWRGPLKYNAIKQLIDETEWGDLDYLIVDAPPGTGDEPLSVAQILGQVDGAVIVTTPQAVAVNDVRRCVRFCQQLDVPVLGVIENMSGFTCPKCGEVIHIFKDGGGQAMADDMKIPFLAKIPIDPAIVDASDAGTPYINATAKSEAAKCFIEAINGIISSC; from the coding sequence ATGACACAGGAGAAAGAACAAAACGCGGAGACTTCTGCTTGTTCGGGGGACTGTTCTGGTTGCAGTTCTGCCGCTGGATGCGCAGAAAAAAAAGAGAAACCTAATCGCATTGCCAAAATTAGAAAGAAAATTCTCGTACTTTCCGGCAAAGGCGGCGTGGGTAAAAGCACGGTTGCGGTGAATCTGGCCAGTGCCATCGAACGCAGTATGCCGGGAACAACGGTCGGTTTGCTGGATGTAGATGTCCATGGTCCCAGTGTGCCAGGGATGTTGGGTCTGTCCCCTAAAGATATAAATTACGATAATGTAAACAAGGTACTGATTCCTCCGTCTATCGGTGGTTTGAAAGTGATGTCTGTGGGTTTATTGATGGATGATCCGGATGCGCCTGTCATCTGGCGAGGTCCTTTGAAGTATAATGCGATTAAACAGCTGATTGATGAAACCGAATGGGGCGATCTGGATTACTTGATTGTCGATGCTCCTCCGGGTACGGGCGATGAACCCTTGTCTGTCGCGCAAATTTTGGGCCAGGTGGATGGGGCAGTTATCGTTACTACGCCACAGGCTGTAGCCGTAAATGATGTGCGTCGCTGTGTTCGTTTTTGCCAGCAGCTAGATGTCCCGGTTCTGGGCGTTATTGAAAATATGAGCGGATTTACCTGCCCGAAATGTGGCGAGGTTATCCATATTTTCAAAGATGGCGGTGGTCAAGCCATGGCGGACGATATGAAAATTCCGTTTTTAGCTAAAATTCCTATCGATCCCGCTATTGTAGACGCTTCAGATGCTGGCACGCCTTATATTAATGCGACGGCGAAGTCGGAGGCGGCAAAATGCTTTATCGAGGCCATTAACGGTATTATTTCTTCCTGTTAA
- a CDS encoding Rne/Rng family ribonuclease yields MFMLRNKIKKEIIINVESLQTRAATLEEGKFESFFIERNSEERLVGSIFKGKIQNLEDGLQAAFVDIGMKKNAFIHYWDMIPEDAARLEAEEGIKAKRPRKKRFPPGEMQKLYPIGSKIVIQITKDAIGTKGPRATANVSIPGRYLVMMPGSKLKGVSRKIDDSKERQRLKKILSRLPIPESCGLIVRTAGSGARKLSFARDARGLIENWRMIEEGIRETPAPCRLYQELDLVERVVRDSLTEEIDRIVVDDRVVYERLKTLISRISRRSKGKLKLYDGDIPVFEHFGVEKQLATAFKRKVWLESGGYLIFDETEALVAIDVNTGRHKGGDTQEEVILQVNLEAADEVSRQLRLRNVGGLVVIDFIDMRSRRHQAQVYRKLKDSLKRDRARTNVYPISPLGLIEMTRQRVEESIYATKYENCPYCRGRGKVLSPLSMSVEIQRHIQEVLKKQHRQPSPDLRVTINPHVLDRLRSEDEAVLVDIEKRYATHLTFASDNTMHVEEFIIANAKTSRVLFTNVEQIYHQQKGNEG; encoded by the coding sequence ATGTTTATGTTGAGGAATAAGATAAAGAAAGAGATTATCATCAATGTGGAGAGTCTTCAGACTCGCGCCGCCACATTGGAAGAAGGGAAATTTGAATCCTTTTTCATTGAGAGAAATTCTGAAGAAAGACTGGTTGGAAGCATTTTCAAAGGGAAGATACAGAATTTAGAAGACGGGTTACAGGCGGCTTTTGTCGATATCGGCATGAAGAAAAATGCGTTTATTCATTATTGGGATATGATTCCCGAAGATGCTGCACGTTTAGAAGCAGAGGAGGGTATCAAAGCGAAACGACCAAGAAAAAAACGCTTTCCTCCCGGTGAAATGCAGAAACTGTACCCGATCGGGTCAAAAATAGTCATTCAGATTACCAAAGATGCCATTGGCACCAAAGGGCCGCGTGCTACGGCGAACGTCAGCATTCCCGGTCGCTATTTGGTCATGATGCCTGGTAGTAAGCTTAAAGGTGTTTCGCGGAAGATTGATGACTCTAAAGAAAGGCAGCGCCTGAAAAAAATTCTTAGCCGACTGCCTATACCTGAGAGTTGCGGACTGATTGTGCGAACGGCTGGTTCCGGTGCCCGTAAATTGAGCTTTGCAAGGGATGCGCGCGGATTGATTGAGAACTGGCGAATGATCGAAGAGGGGATTCGTGAAACGCCGGCACCCTGCCGCCTGTACCAGGAGCTGGATTTGGTTGAGCGCGTTGTCCGCGATTCATTGACCGAAGAGATTGACCGCATCGTGGTAGATGATCGGGTCGTGTATGAACGGTTGAAAACACTGATTTCACGCATTTCGCGTCGTTCCAAAGGGAAATTGAAGCTCTATGACGGTGATATTCCGGTATTTGAGCATTTTGGCGTAGAAAAACAGTTGGCCACGGCGTTTAAACGCAAAGTATGGCTGGAATCAGGCGGGTATTTGATTTTTGATGAAACGGAAGCATTGGTCGCCATTGACGTGAATACGGGGCGTCACAAGGGGGGTGATACTCAGGAGGAAGTGATCCTTCAGGTGAATTTGGAAGCCGCCGATGAGGTGTCGCGCCAATTGCGTCTGCGGAATGTGGGCGGTTTGGTTGTCATCGATTTTATCGATATGCGTTCTCGCCGTCATCAAGCGCAGGTGTATCGTAAATTGAAGGATTCCCTGAAACGCGACCGCGCCCGCACCAATGTGTATCCGATTTCGCCGTTGGGGCTGATCGAAATGACGAGGCAGCGTGTGGAAGAAAGTATTTATGCCACGAAATACGAAAACTGCCCGTATTGCCGAGGACGCGGAAAAGTGCTCAGCCCCTTGAGTATGAGTGTTGAAATTCAGCGTCATATCCAGGAAGTGCTTAAAAAACAGCATCGTCAGCCGTCTCCTGATTTACGCGTGACGATCAATCCCCATGTGCTCGATCGCCTGCGCAGTGAGGATGAGGCTGTATTGGTTGACATCGAAAAGCGCTACGCTACTCATTTGACTTTTGCATCAGACAACACCATGCATGTGGAAGAATTTATTATTGCAAACGCGAAAACAAGTCGCGTGCTTTTCACGAATGTGGAGCAAATATATCATCAGCAGAAAGGAAATGAAGGTTGA
- the rodA gene encoding rod shape-determining protein RodA encodes MTNRTMIMNGLKRMDWWLACSLVALMVAGVFFIYSACYRSEDLPVNGLYKKQIMWIIAGLIVFMAVLLIDYRFLLHNNMWLYIIAVVLLILVLLVGKKVYGARRWLWFFGFQLQPSELAKITTILSLASYLGQSERDVRSPTTTFTAFLIMGIPFLLILKEPDLGTAMVLAPTVLGMLFVAGVPVRYLIFIMLAGTLMLPLGWIALNPYQKERLLVFFDPGRDPLGVGWNKMQSLIAVGAGGFSGKGFLQGTQNILGFLPRTVAPTDFIFSVIAEEMGFVGIMTIIGLFLLVLLLCFRAAVVAKDRCGRLLVTGITIMMFCHIYVNIAMTIGLMPITGLPLPLISYGGSFMVSTMLAFGLIQSVYVRREIQR; translated from the coding sequence ATGACTAATAGAACGATGATAATGAATGGATTAAAGCGAATGGACTGGTGGCTTGCCTGTTCTTTAGTTGCGTTGATGGTGGCAGGAGTCTTCTTTATCTATAGTGCGTGTTACCGTAGCGAAGATTTGCCTGTGAACGGCTTGTATAAGAAGCAGATTATGTGGATAATCGCCGGATTGATTGTTTTCATGGCGGTACTTCTTATCGATTACCGGTTTTTGTTGCATAATAATATGTGGCTATATATCATTGCCGTTGTGTTGCTTATACTTGTTCTGCTTGTGGGTAAAAAGGTGTATGGAGCACGTCGATGGTTATGGTTTTTTGGATTTCAGTTACAACCTTCGGAGTTAGCAAAAATTACGACGATTTTGTCATTAGCGAGTTATTTGGGACAGTCTGAAAGAGATGTGCGATCTCCGACGACTACCTTTACTGCTTTTCTTATAATGGGGATTCCGTTTCTTCTCATTTTGAAAGAACCCGATTTGGGAACGGCCATGGTACTTGCACCCACGGTGCTCGGTATGCTGTTTGTGGCTGGTGTCCCGGTGCGCTATCTGATTTTCATTATGCTTGCCGGCACTCTGATGCTGCCATTGGGCTGGATTGCACTGAATCCCTACCAAAAGGAGCGCCTGCTGGTATTTTTTGATCCCGGACGTGATCCGCTGGGTGTGGGATGGAACAAAATGCAGTCATTGATTGCCGTCGGTGCCGGTGGTTTTTCCGGCAAAGGATTTTTGCAGGGAACACAGAATATTCTGGGCTTTCTACCCCGGACTGTGGCTCCCACAGATTTTATTTTTTCCGTGATTGCGGAGGAAATGGGTTTCGTAGGAATAATGACCATCATAGGCCTGTTCCTGCTAGTATTATTGTTATGCTTCCGGGCGGCGGTTGTTGCAAAAGACCGCTGCGGCCGGTTGCTGGTTACCGGTATCACCATCATGATGTTTTGTCACATTTATGTGAATATCGCGATGACCATCGGGCTTATGCCGATAACGGGACTGCCGTTGCCGCTGATAAGTTATGGTGGATCGTTCATGGTGAGTACGATGCTTGCATTTGGATTGATACAAAGTGTTTATGTTCGCCGTGAAATACAGCGTTAA
- the mrdA gene encoding penicillin-binding protein 2 — translation MISGQENSQAYKWKIALLCLFVTGCFAFLCHFFWSIQVNKGGFYEASLTKQSMRRVRVPGLRGMIYDRNGVRIADNDPSYSISVYLEELRQPGSTARTVDYVYSMITNMADYFQLPVEVDKKDIKNHMHRRLPLPFVVWKDIDQKTIARWAERPEPFPGVDLFVDAQRVYPEGDLASHVVGYVGRAAKKDRIDDEFGDEIHYYVPEMVGRSGIEKRFDSILRGEAGGRLVRVDVSGYKYEETAERQPKSGADIQLTIDAGIQRLAQQVMKDVTGSVVVMDPHNGDVLAMVSSPGFDPNDFVPYIPATVWNALRDDPRTPLLNRAAAGAYAPGSIFKPVVALAGLEAGAIDGSETFHCPGYFKLGRSVFHCWYRPGHGDVNVREALMHSCNVFFFKLAQRGGYDIIYHMAEALGLGRKTGIELDYERGGLLPDDYWKREHYSQPWTQGDTCNVSIGQGSLLVTPLQMAVIACALANGGTVFKPNIIHGIRMPEDRHFMPVEATVVNQMNWKPKNLALVRGGMYDVVMHPKGTGRKAGVEGISIAGKTGTAEYGRKGSGLKYGWMIAFAPFDNPEYAVALVVDKAVSGGTTAAPLMHDLMYGIFYGASTNNSSSGKSS, via the coding sequence ATGATCAGCGGCCAAGAGAATTCACAAGCGTACAAATGGAAGATTGCTCTGCTTTGCCTGTTTGTTACGGGCTGCTTTGCGTTTTTATGCCATTTCTTTTGGAGTATACAGGTCAATAAAGGTGGATTTTATGAAGCCAGCTTAACCAAACAAAGTATGCGGCGCGTTCGCGTTCCGGGCTTGCGGGGTATGATATACGATCGAAATGGTGTTCGAATAGCGGACAATGATCCCTCCTATTCCATTTCTGTATATTTAGAAGAGCTGCGCCAGCCTGGGTCGACAGCCCGAACGGTTGATTATGTGTACAGCATGATAACGAATATGGCCGATTATTTCCAACTTCCGGTGGAGGTGGATAAAAAAGATATCAAAAACCATATGCATCGACGGCTTCCTCTACCGTTTGTCGTTTGGAAAGATATAGACCAGAAAACGATTGCACGCTGGGCCGAGCGGCCGGAGCCTTTCCCGGGGGTTGATTTATTTGTCGATGCGCAACGCGTATACCCTGAGGGAGATTTAGCGTCGCACGTCGTTGGTTACGTGGGACGGGCTGCAAAGAAAGACCGTATCGATGACGAATTCGGGGATGAAATTCATTACTATGTACCTGAAATGGTCGGGCGTTCAGGTATCGAAAAACGCTTTGATTCCATATTGCGAGGGGAGGCAGGCGGGCGTTTAGTGCGGGTTGATGTGTCCGGATATAAATACGAAGAGACCGCCGAGCGACAACCAAAATCAGGGGCGGATATCCAGTTGACCATTGACGCCGGAATTCAGAGGCTGGCCCAGCAGGTGATGAAGGATGTAACAGGATCGGTTGTTGTAATGGATCCGCATAACGGGGACGTTCTCGCTATGGTTAGTTCGCCGGGTTTTGATCCCAATGACTTTGTTCCATATATTCCCGCAACCGTTTGGAATGCACTGAGGGATGATCCGCGGACGCCGTTGCTAAACCGCGCTGCGGCGGGTGCCTATGCCCCGGGAAGTATTTTTAAACCGGTGGTCGCTTTAGCCGGTTTGGAAGCGGGAGCCATTGATGGAAGCGAAACGTTTCACTGTCCAGGTTATTTCAAGTTGGGACGATCTGTTTTTCACTGTTGGTATCGACCTGGTCACGGCGATGTAAATGTGCGTGAAGCATTAATGCATTCCTGTAACGTTTTCTTCTTCAAGCTGGCACAAAGGGGGGGCTATGACATCATATACCACATGGCGGAAGCCCTGGGACTGGGACGAAAAACCGGTATTGAGCTGGATTATGAGCGAGGTGGACTTTTGCCGGATGACTACTGGAAGCGGGAACACTATAGCCAGCCATGGACACAAGGAGACACCTGTAATGTATCTATTGGACAGGGCTCATTATTGGTGACCCCGCTGCAAATGGCGGTGATTGCATGTGCTTTGGCCAATGGTGGCACCGTGTTCAAGCCAAATATTATTCATGGAATACGTATGCCGGAAGACCGTCATTTTATGCCGGTTGAGGCCACTGTCGTAAATCAGATGAACTGGAAGCCGAAGAATTTGGCACTGGTTCGCGGGGGGATGTATGATGTGGTCATGCATCCGAAGGGCACGGGAAGAAAAGCCGGAGTCGAAGGGATTTCCATAGCGGGAAAGACAGGGACGGCAGAGTATGGTCGGAAAGGAAGCGGCCTCAAATATGGTTGGATGATTGCTTTTGCACCCTTTGATAACCCAGAATATGCGGTTGCTCTGGTGGTGGATAAAGCGGTAAGCGGAGGAACCACTGCGGCCCCGTTGATGCATGATTTGATGTACGGCATTTTTTATGGAGCGTCGACAAACAACAGCAGTTCAGGGAAATCATCATGA
- the mreC gene encoding rod shape-determining protein MreC, whose protein sequence is MAGIITIRLPDVLRNGIRNVVNDSILPVQQLIVEMGDRIHETANVIRGFRNIVSSNHEMAEELVYLRTRIRELSSLELENGELRRQFGYAARPGYVYIPCEVVGRDVGGWWQSVRINCGFRDGVKIGQAVMTADGLVGRVESVTSRSADILLITDPACKVSARISRTGTFGILEGDGASILGSPLCKLSFLDKNVSIIPGDEVVSSGLGGVFPKGVVIGRVEKVFRDSMGLYQYAYVVPESELNKLSFLFVIDSIPPVLQERGTSEEADQ, encoded by the coding sequence ATGGCCGGCATTATTACCATCCGACTACCGGACGTACTACGAAACGGCATTCGGAATGTGGTTAATGATAGTATATTGCCTGTACAGCAGCTCATCGTTGAGATGGGAGATCGTATACATGAGACGGCCAACGTAATACGCGGATTCAGAAATATTGTATCCAGTAATCATGAAATGGCCGAAGAGCTTGTGTATCTACGTACGCGTATTCGTGAACTGAGTTCGCTAGAGTTAGAAAATGGCGAGTTAAGACGTCAGTTCGGATACGCTGCCAGACCAGGCTACGTATACATTCCCTGCGAAGTTGTTGGTAGAGATGTAGGTGGGTGGTGGCAGTCTGTTCGCATCAATTGCGGGTTCCGCGACGGCGTGAAAATTGGTCAGGCCGTCATGACGGCAGATGGACTGGTTGGGCGCGTTGAAAGCGTCACGTCACGCAGTGCGGATATACTGCTCATAACAGATCCGGCATGCAAAGTGTCGGCGAGGATATCGCGAACGGGTACGTTTGGTATTTTGGAAGGCGATGGGGCATCCATACTGGGCAGTCCGTTGTGCAAGCTGTCTTTTTTGGACAAGAATGTTTCGATTATTCCGGGAGATGAGGTCGTTTCGTCGGGTTTGGGAGGGGTTTTTCCAAAAGGGGTTGTCATCGGACGGGTCGAAAAAGTTTTTCGCGATAGTATGGGATTGTATCAATACGCCTATGTTGTACCTGAAAGCGAGTTGAATAAACTATCGTTTTTGTTCGTTATCGACAGCATTCCTCCTGTTCTTCAGGAACGTGGGACATCAGAGGAAGCGGATCAATGA
- a CDS encoding rod shape-determining protein has protein sequence MLNRLFRAFSNDIGIDLGTANTLVYVKDRGIILREPSVVAIQSGTNRVLAVGADAKKMLGRTPGSIVAIRPLKAGVIADFEITEAMLRYFIRKVHKRQKWVKPRVIIAVPSGITEVEKRAVKDSAKHAGAKDVFLIEEPMAAAIGVGLPVTEPAGNMIVDIGGGTTEVALISLAGIVFSRSVRVGGDEMDESIVQYMKRVYNLMIGERTAEDIKVNIGSAYPLEDEMSMEVKGRDLVAGLPKTLTVTSEEIRESLREPVEQIVDAVRVTLERCPPELSADLVDRGIVMAGGGAMLRGLDSLIAEKTGLPVLLAEDPLSAVAEGTGVVLTELNFLKGMAGADRTY, from the coding sequence ATGCTGAATCGCCTGTTCAGAGCGTTTTCGAATGACATCGGAATTGATTTAGGCACAGCCAATACGCTGGTCTATGTGAAGGATCGCGGAATAATACTTCGCGAGCCTTCTGTTGTTGCCATCCAATCTGGTACGAATCGCGTACTGGCGGTTGGTGCCGATGCCAAAAAAATGCTAGGAAGAACACCTGGGAGTATTGTTGCGATACGGCCGTTAAAGGCTGGTGTGATTGCGGACTTTGAAATTACAGAGGCGATGTTACGCTATTTTATACGAAAAGTGCACAAGCGTCAGAAATGGGTGAAGCCCAGAGTGATTATCGCTGTACCCAGCGGTATTACTGAAGTTGAGAAAAGGGCTGTAAAAGATTCTGCAAAACATGCAGGTGCGAAAGATGTTTTTTTAATTGAGGAACCAATGGCTGCGGCGATTGGTGTAGGACTGCCTGTTACAGAGCCGGCGGGTAATATGATTGTCGATATTGGCGGCGGGACAACGGAAGTTGCTCTTATTTCATTGGCGGGTATTGTTTTCAGTAGAAGTGTGCGCGTGGGCGGGGACGAAATGGATGAATCAATCGTTCAGTATATGAAACGTGTATACAATTTGATGATTGGCGAGAGAACGGCGGAAGATATAAAGGTAAATATAGGGTCAGCTTATCCATTGGAAGATGAAATGTCTATGGAAGTAAAAGGGCGTGATCTGGTTGCTGGCTTGCCAAAAACCTTGACCGTTACCTCTGAAGAGATCAGAGAGTCTCTGAGGGAACCCGTCGAACAAATTGTCGATGCCGTGCGCGTGACACTTGAACGGTGCCCACCGGAATTATCAGCGGATTTGGTGGATAGAGGAATTGTGATGGCCGGTGGCGGAGCGATGCTTCGGGGACTGGACAGTTTGATCGCAGAGAAGACGGGGTTGCCGGTATTACTGGCAGAAGATCCGTTAAGTGCCGTGGCTGAAGGGACTGGAGTCGTACTTACTGAATTAAACTTCTTGAAGGGTATGGCTGGTGCAGATCGTACCTATTGA
- a CDS encoding 50S ribosomal protein L17 — MRHRKKNIKLGRTAAHRDALLGSLVCSLINEKRIVTTLPKAKAVRGFAEKMVTLGKSGTLADRRRAISKLHRKERVAVLFDEIAPGFKDRSGGYTRILKIGKRAGDNAEMAILEFVEYSAGSGEATEA; from the coding sequence ATGAGACATCGTAAGAAAAATATAAAGCTTGGACGTACAGCTGCGCATAGGGATGCTTTACTGGGCAGTCTTGTATGTAGTTTAATCAATGAAAAGCGCATAGTAACAACTTTGCCAAAAGCAAAAGCGGTTAGAGGCTTTGCTGAAAAGATGGTTACACTGGGTAAAAGTGGCACGCTGGCAGATCGTCGTCGTGCGATCTCGAAATTGCATCGAAAAGAGCGCGTAGCCGTTCTTTTTGATGAAATTGCTCCTGGGTTTAAGGATCGATCCGGCGGGTATACTCGCATACTTAAGATTGGTAAGCGGGCCGGAGATAACGCGGAGATGGCGATACTTGAATTTGTTGAGTATTCTGCCGGTTCCGGAGAAGCCACAGAGGCGTAG
- a CDS encoding DNA-directed RNA polymerase subunit alpha, with amino-acid sequence MPKRLGRFEMPKRITKEDVSVEENYAKFYAEPFEAGYGRTLGNSLRRVLLSSLEGTAISSIKIEGAMHEFCALPGVVEDVTDIILNLKKVLLKTYARDPKKITINKKGAGVVTAADIVSDGMIEVLNPEQYIATLDHDGVLKMEMDVRTGRGYCPADLNKSTDQSIGEIAIDSLFSPVRRVKYTVENTRVGQRTDYDKLVIEIWTDGRLQPDEALTMSAAILRHHLDVFVSYDKDLIEFEKMEQETNTEREELRRKLGISVNEIELSVRAANCLNNANITTVGELAQKTEAEMLKYRNFGKKSLNEIKQKLEELGLSLGMTFDQDVLTSSSIGE; translated from the coding sequence ATGCCGAAAAGATTAGGTCGTTTTGAAATGCCGAAACGCATCACGAAAGAGGATGTGTCGGTAGAAGAGAATTATGCAAAGTTTTATGCGGAACCTTTTGAAGCAGGGTATGGCAGAACACTTGGTAATTCGCTGCGTCGTGTACTGCTTTCATCTTTGGAAGGTACAGCCATTTCCAGCATCAAAATTGAAGGTGCTATGCACGAATTCTGTGCATTGCCTGGTGTAGTGGAAGATGTAACTGATATCATTTTGAATCTGAAGAAGGTTCTCTTGAAAACATATGCGAGAGATCCCAAAAAGATAACCATTAACAAGAAGGGTGCCGGGGTTGTTACTGCGGCTGATATTGTTAGTGATGGAATGATCGAAGTGCTGAATCCAGAACAGTACATCGCAACGCTGGATCATGACGGTGTGCTGAAGATGGAGATGGATGTGCGCACGGGGCGTGGCTATTGCCCGGCCGATTTAAATAAATCGACGGATCAGTCCATTGGTGAAATTGCGATCGATTCTCTTTTCTCTCCAGTACGGCGTGTAAAATATACAGTTGAAAACACACGCGTTGGACAGCGTACCGATTATGATAAACTTGTCATTGAGATCTGGACAGATGGTCGTTTACAGCCCGATGAAGCGTTGACCATGTCGGCAGCTATCTTGCGTCATCATTTGGATGTTTTTGTCAGTTATGACAAAGATCTGATTGAATTTGAGAAGATGGAGCAGGAAACAAATACGGAACGTGAAGAATTGCGGCGTAAGCTTGGCATAAGCGTGAATGAAATCGAGCTCAGTGTGCGTGCTGCTAACTGTTTAAATAATGCGAACATCACAACAGTTGGTGAGTTGGCGCAGAAAACAGAAGCAGAAATGCTGAAGTATCGCAATTTTGGTAAGAAATCTTTAAATGAAATCAAGCAGAAGTTAGAAGAACTTGGCTTGTCGTTAGGTATGACATTTGATCAGGATGTGCTCACATCCAGTTCGATTGGTGAATAG